The sequence below is a genomic window from Streptomyces sp. NBC_00582.
GGCGATCACACCGATGAGCCAGATCAGGAGGACCAGGCGGCGGCGCCGGAAACAGAAGCGGCCCAGTCCCTCCAGAGTCCCGCCCGGGGGGTTGGTTCCGGTTGCCGTCATCGCCTCCTCAAGTCCCTGTTCCTCTTTCATGCGAATACGCGCAGGTGGGCGGGGCGGTCGGCCGGTGCGGCGGGAACGGGTCAGGGCCAGTCGGCCGAGGACCGCGGCGATCAGCCCCAGCACCAGGGCCAGGGCGCCACCGAGCACCCCGTTGCCGGTGCCGGGACCGCCGTCGGCGACGGCCGGATTCACCACGCCGACGGCCATGCCGATCAACCCCGCCACCAGGGCCACGAGGGCACCCCTCTTCCCGTTGCCGTTGCCGATTCGGCCGGTGGAGCGGGCCAGGGCCAGCCCGCCGATGACCACGCCGGCCAGCGCCAACAGGGCGGCTGCGGTGCCCACGAGCCGCCCTGTGGTCAGGTCATGGGCATCGGCGGCGAGCGGCCGGACCGAAGCGTGCGCGGCCGCGGGTGCGGCAAGCACGTGACGGACGGACATGAGGTGCTCCTTCTCCTCGTACGACCCCTGCTCTTGGACGTCGCACGATCCTGTCCGCCACACCTGCCTCCGGTCGTCCCGCACACGGACGCACTTCGCGCTGCCGCCGGTGGCGTCCGTGACTACCGCGGACGCGGCAGAAGCCGCACGAATACCGCGGACGCGGTAGGCGGTCGGTCATCCACGAGCCGGACTCGCCCCGGGCGACATCTGGCTAGGGTGCGCGCATGGGCAAACGACGGTTCGGTGTACCGACTGCTGTCGCGGACTGGGTGATCGCCGTGGGCGTGGCGGCGTTGATGCTGGGCGACGGGTGGTCGGGGGAGCACCCCGGCACGGGACCCGACCTGCTCGGCTACGCACTCCTGGCGGTCGGCGGCCTGGCGCTGGCCGCGCGCCGCAGGGCTCCGGTCGTCGTCCTGGCCGTCACCGGACTGTGCGCGGTGGGCTACCAGTCGGCCGGGTTCGACGTGCTCACCGTCGCGTACCTGGTCGCGGTGTACGCCGCGGTGCGGGCCGGACACCTCGCCCTTGCGGTGATCGCGTCCGCGACCCTGCTGGTGGCTCTGCAGCTCACAGCGCTGGTCCTCCGCGACGGCCCGGTGGGCGAGGTGTCGGTGCAGGCCCGGAGCACCCTGGAACTCGCCTGGCTCGTCGCCGCCTTCGCCGCGGGGGAGGCGGTGCGGCAGGCGGAGCAGCGGGCAGAGGAGGCCGAGCGCACCCGGGAGGAGACCGCGCGGCGCCGTGCCGACGAGGAACGGCTGCACATCGCCCGGGAACTGCACGACTCGCTCACCCACCAGATCTCCGTCATCAAGGTGCAGTCCGAAGTCGCCGTCCACGTGGCCCGCAGACGCGGCGAGACGGTGCCGGAGACGCTGCTGGCGATCCAGGAGGCCGGACGTGAGGCGAGCCGGGAGCTGCGCGCGACCCTGGAGGCGCTGCGCGACGACGACACGGCCCCGCCGCGTGGGCTCGCCGACGTACCGGAACTGGTGGAGCGGGCCGGCAGGACCGGTCTGGAGGCGACGCTGACGGTCGAGGGGCAGCGGCACGACGTGCCGGCCGCGGTGGGCCGGACCGCCTACCGGATCGTCCAGGAGTCCTTGACCAACATCGTCCGGCACGCCGCCGCCACCACGGCATCGGTCCGGATCGCCTACCGGCCCGACGCCCTCGCGCTCCGCATAGACGACGACGGCAAGGCCACGCCGGGCACCGCCCCCATGCCCGGCGTCGGGCTGATCGGCATGCGCGAACGCGTCACCGCCCTCGGCGGCTTCCTGCGCGCCGAACCGCGCGGCGAAGGCGGCTTCAGCGTCCGGGCCGAACTCCCCGTGGAGCGAACGTCGTGATCCGAGTCCTGCTGGTCGACGACCAGCCGCTCATCCGCAGCGGATTCCGCGCCCTC
It includes:
- a CDS encoding sensor histidine kinase, with product MGKRRFGVPTAVADWVIAVGVAALMLGDGWSGEHPGTGPDLLGYALLAVGGLALAARRRAPVVVLAVTGLCAVGYQSAGFDVLTVAYLVAVYAAVRAGHLALAVIASATLLVALQLTALVLRDGPVGEVSVQARSTLELAWLVAAFAAGEAVRQAEQRAEEAERTREETARRRADEERLHIARELHDSLTHQISVIKVQSEVAVHVARRRGETVPETLLAIQEAGREASRELRATLEALRDDDTAPPRGLADVPELVERAGRTGLEATLTVEGQRHDVPAAVGRTAYRIVQESLTNIVRHAAATTASVRIAYRPDALALRIDDDGKATPGTAPMPGVGLIGMRERVTALGGFLRAEPRGEGGFSVRAELPVERTS